Part of the Musa acuminata AAA Group cultivar baxijiao chromosome BXJ3-10, Cavendish_Baxijiao_AAA, whole genome shotgun sequence genome, ATTTATTACACTACTACATTAGCATTAAAATCATTGTGGCTATACGCAATGTTTGCACCCTAGGTCGAGTGTCCACCACGGCGACTAGGCACCACAGCGTTGCATAAACTGTACACTGTCATCGGCTTCCTTGCAGCGACGTACTACGACACCTCTCAGACACAGCTGGTGCACTCAAACGCGTTGCATCTTTGTGTCCCTCCATCCCACCAACTCAATCTCAGCGGACACAAGTGCATCACATCCACATTGCCTCACCTCATTCTCGGCCATTGTGGTACGTGATGATGTTGAGACGACGCAGGCATCAGGAAGGATAGGGTTTTTTTGTATCATGGCTTGTGCTCGTGGCACTGAATGTAATTTGATGGTAAGCCTCAGCGATAGCAATCAGGAATGCTGGTGTGATGGAGATCCACTGGATGCCAGTTCACAGGTCATTTAGTTCCCATTACTGCACCCTCTTAAGATCTCATCAAACCTCTCAACCCCCACAGAAACTTACTTCTTTCCTCTATAAATACCAACTCATCAGTCGACCCACACCCCATCACTTAGACCGAGTGGTTTCCGTAGCAAACCAGCTGGTATGGAGATGAGGCCTCTGTATGCAACCTTCACACTTGTACTGATCCTCTTCACCTCCTCTTGTCAGCAAGTCACCATGGCAGCTGGGTCAGGTAAACACGAACACCTTCAACTGATCTCCCCCTTCTCACTCAAATCTTATATGTAATGCTTTCAACTTGTTTGTTTCTTGGGTTGGATTCAGCATTCTGCGGCTCCAAGTGCAAGGTGAGGTGCTCCAAGGCCAGTCTGCAAGACCGGTGCATCAAGGTCTGTGGGTTGTGCTGCGAGGCTTGCCGGTGTGTGCCGTCGGGGACGTACGGTAACAAGGATGAGTGCCCTTGCTACAGGGACAAGTACACCGGGGAGGGCGTCAGGAGGAGGCCCAAGTGCCCTTAGTTGAGTTC contains:
- the LOC135650764 gene encoding peamaclein-like, whose product is MEMRPLYATFTLVLILFTSSCQQVTMAAGSAFCGSKCKVRCSKASLQDRCIKVCGLCCEACRCVPSGTYGNKDECPCYRDKYTGEGVRRRPKCP